One Vanessa tameamea isolate UH-Manoa-2023 chromosome 30, ilVanTame1 primary haplotype, whole genome shotgun sequence genomic window, TGGCTACGGTACACAGACTAGTACTGCGTAAGTTTGATTTATACAATTGGATTAATAGCGTtggatacaattttattacaaatttgtaaCTTATTGttagataattatattagaattgtATTGGAAACAGGAATAGTcagtatcaataaaaatatataacctcAATAGATTTATTTCGACCtttgttttactatttaaaaaaaaatcgtgaaaAATCCTCtgtgtgtataatattaatgttgttgTATAATGTATGTGAGAATCAGTAGATTCACAGCATGTAGGGTACCTATGGTCTATTTTAACGGCAGAAGATTTAAAGATAGATTGACGTGACGCCATTTGTTGAGATCTGAAATAATCTGTGGTTTtcgatattgatttaaaaaaaaatgtcgttttgaaCTTCGGCGATGTCATCTAAAATATTAGAAGtaaaagtggatataagtgaataaataaatatgttataatcaagaactgtttgttgtgcataatatagcagagctattatcAAATCGCATGGAAAATGTAAAACTAAAGCTTGTTTATCTTATTCCTTCTTCGGTTGAAATACGCTAAATATAACATGTTATGATGATATGTTTATAAGACTAAACAGAACATGcccttaaaatgtaattttagcaataaaaatagTCGTGATTGTTAAgtacgtaaatataaatttagttgcatattaaaatatatattggtatatatttatctaattatattattaaatttctaaattcttattttattgtcGAGGCTCTGTACTGTTAACGAATGATGATCTGTACCAAATGTCATTTCTTGAATAATACTGTTTCACACTGCATAATTGTATATCAATGCCCGCGTATTTACGAAGTAAAAAGTGTAAATATTTCGGaggagttttattaaattattgcctAGTATAAAAGAGTTATCTACATTATAAATCAATCGTTTATCATgcaagtttattataaaatggtaacgccatgtttattttatctgtatgcTTCAAAAATTGAATTTCCAGTAatcagtataataataaatttaaaaaaattggcgGTTTATAGCTGTTTTCAGTTATCTTTTCAACTTTTAATAGGTAATTTATGATCTATACTACTCAAAGCCAGAAATAAAACATGGGCTTCTGATACAATTAATTCATATTcactaaatatatcttaaaatggttgtcatttttttacataaacatagcTTAAATACTATCTTAATAtcgatcatttttaaaatacatattatgtaatatatttacaatccccataataattatttctaatgaatttaaaatcaaatctatacttaaattacaaaatatattccttattatttaaaaaaaaaaactattatttaaaattaaaatacagattatacgCAATATTCTTAATTACTACGGAAAGTACTTCCTGGAACAGCCCAgggataaaagttttttaagatACATAGTTTATCGAAATATCGTGAGTAGGTAcagataatattatcaaaatattatctgtaCTTACTACTAActgtattataataactatataacatccatattatacatataaattttcagGTTGAATCAGGCTCTTTTTATTGgaaaaactgcattaaaatccgttgtgtagtttaaaaaatctaaGTGTACGACAACGGGAATGgtctgttttatattatatataaattatctcatATCTGTATGTAGTATGTACTACTGTTGACCTTTATTGACTAGAAGACATGGCATTTGATAGCTTATCAAAAAAGTaatgtatacattaaaaaaacaaagaagtTATTGAACTCTATACATGTAGCCAGgttgtcattttatataaataaagtattattattatatgtaattttatatatactatatatatataaagatagacTTAATAAACACCTCAAAACATCATCGTCGAGCCACGACGActgatacattaaataaaattgcagcAGGTTCtgtataaaaaattacgtagacttttaattatattttgtttatagtaccgcatcttttaaaaaattgccACTGATTATATAGGAGATAAAATTTCATAGAAAAagtcatattattttgatttaaggtTTCGTGATTTGTATGTCCCTTTAGAAATCTCCTTTGCCATCTGAGCCGTCTTTTGTGGGTACActcttagttttattaaaattcattcaacTTCTTCAATCACAAATATCGAGACGAGTCATGGTAGCCATCTGACCATTATTACACTTTCcagtttacaatttaataacgcATTCCTCTAATGCAAATAGCacactaacttttttttaacttcatatttttttattatatagttacttATATTAACACACTCATTTAGTCTATTTGACTAAACCAGTAGTATTTAGACTCATATGAATaagtttttatgattattttttgaaatctaAAACAAggctttataattattgtcataaattttatttaaaaatcgaagaaAATCATCCCAAAGACAAAAACCGTTGTTATCTGTTTTGCAATACTTTAATTCTAACAAAGCAAAGTTTGGTGGGCTTTTTAGTGATAATACATGTCCATGTCTCAgctgtttatttgtttgataaacataattaatttttagcaaatatttatttaatgtcatgTCAAACCACTTCTGGAAAACAATCTTCCCACCAATTGGTGCTGAAACAAAACTATCCGGTAAATTATATGGTTTAAAAGacattgcatttaaaattacattaatatttgcaTCATGCCccattaataaaacaacattagagattttattattgaatatgtcagtcatatattttaaaagtggtTTTGCTATATCTTTTGAGACTTGGGTCGtgttaaaagtaacattatgATAACCAGCAGTAAGGTCCAAAACTGAAtgccatttatttttttcatttaatttgccCCAAGCAACTTCTTCCATTGGAAATCCATTATAATATGACATCAAAAAATCATCAATAGCTTCATTACACAATTTTAAAGGTCCCGATAGTTTAGGCTTTTTGCCTACCAATATTTCTAATTGATTTTTATCCTTATTCATGTCACATTCATTTTCTAGTTTACAAAGATCTGAATATTTGTAATTGAGAATATTTTCCATGGATTTATAGGATTgctctaaatttaaattgtctaaaacatatttcatttctttaagagcaatatctttaaaaatggcTGACGAATTATGTATTACTGGATTAAAAATGAGATCTGTTTTATTTAGATCAGTATGGTGCACTATAATATTACAATCTGGGAAGGCATTATTAACAAATGCCTGTGCAGAGAGCAGTGTTCTTTGCATTGAATTTGCATATACATAGAATTCTTCATCTGTTGGACAATTTTTAGATAGTAAACCTTCATTATGTAACcaactgaaaaaaaatgtacccATATAGCCTTCTAAAACAAAACCTTTTTCAGTAAGATATCCAGGTTTTTCCTTAAAGTGTGGCCATGGCTGTGGGGTCATTCTGCCAAGGTTTTTAGACAAAGGAGTTCTCACATTGTGCCTGCTTAATATAACTACTTGCTCTAATCTCATTGATGgcacatttgaaaaaaatataaacacgaaAACAATCACTTGGATTAACacacatattaatataagacATAGCGTATTAATAGTTTCGCGTTTGTCACGCATGATGTTTGAAAACTTAACTAGGAAAGATGCATACTACCTACGTATAAAATTGTGTAAGATAAATGTGTAAATACGATGATGAAAAGGTCATATAATTGTAACctaaaaatacaatgttttacatagtaatatttaatcttatttgcaCCTTATCATATACatttacattgaatttaataacccttataaattattataacatgaacatatatatatatataaaaaaacaatagtattttGCAATAACATTGTGTTTTCCGAATTTACACTTGTAACTTGACATGACAGAACagaaaacagattaaatatcatACACATTATAAAGTcactacaaaacaaaaacaaaaactagtCAGTGCTGCCAGCTCTGAAAAATACCTTGACGTTTAAAACCAATCCAATCGAAAAAATGTCTATTCCAATCGTATTCTAGTCGTCGCTATTTTCTAAGCTCTGTTATATTCTTATGATAACATTCTTATAACAGttctcaattaataaatatttataatacaacactatttcacttaactacttgaACCCACTTTAATTCTAAGTTCCAATAACTgtttcgtcgatgttcaaaacttcttgaccaatgatatcgtaTCAGTTCGatctcaaatgttgtttatttggatttCGTCCTCTCGTGGTTGGAATAGGATGTATCACTCACACAAATATAACTTGTTTTGCTATTGGTTTTCATAttgattatatgtaaataataaatttgacaaaaaaaaatctgctgagtttctttcgccagttcttctcaggtattttcttttccgaacaggtggtagtgtataatttatttatttatgacagtcaataagtaagtgttatgcttctatattgaataaaggtatTTGAGTTTACAGGATGTCTTAGTATCGTGAtatgactaaaataaaatatactttttacttaGTTTATACTTAGATTATTTGTTaaggttaattttattgaaaaatattgagAGGCGAGTGAATCAATAGACCTATACATGGAAATacttattttgatttacaatttaataaggTTTTCTGATTTTATGCTAAATATAGGCGTTCCATGAATATCACTTTTGCATATACATAAATTGTTCTTACGTCGCCTATAACGCAAATTAAATGTCGCACAAAATGCGATGGAGCGAGCTGTGCTCGAAGTATCTTTTAAGGGTATGATCAGAAATGTAGTTATCTAGCGAAGAACTGGAGTTTCAACATAGCTTGCGTGATTAGTAAAATAGCAAACTGAACTGAAAAGAGCTAtctgaactatttataatattagctctaggacatcattacgcgaaaaaattaaagaaataggtgtattaacggctgcttcacaatatatttatgataatataatgtttatacagaagaatatacaaaagtattccataaaagctgatatacatactattaatacaagaaataaaaataaacttgtaacccctactttccgtttgcatacggtacagagaacgtttttggacaatggtatacgcatatataataagataccgggaaatggaaccatttacgaaatttaaaaagtttattaagactaaattaataaataagtcttattattcaataaaagagcactttttagataaaaacgcctggatttaggttcgggttccatcacaggacactaatttttgtaaaaaaaaaacagcgttGTAAATCTGtctatttgaaaagagcaactatgcgagtttcttgccgtttcttttcgctggaagctgctttccgaaacggtggtagttttttaatatcgacgattcaaaaacacttcgctgtgaagtttacttgaataaaatagatttgatttgatttgaagtgCTAGTGAGCTGGTCACGTTTGTCGAGAAACCGATGGCCGTTGGAGCAGACGAGTCCTAGAGTGGAGAACGGAGATCGGCTAACGCAGCGTAGAATGTCCAGCCAGATGTACCAATGACGTGAAGCATAGCTTTTCACAGCCGGTCGCGGAACCCGACTGGCTGTGAAAAGCAGAAAACCGTGACCTTTGGCGCATTTTGAGAGAGgtctatgttcagcagtggaatgtaattgttttatgataattatatagatgatgTTAATAGTATTTATGGTGCTTTGTTTGCTAATGATAAATCACTACTTTTTAAAATCGATAGAAAGAAAAAGTAACAAaactacaaattatattttgtgctAATTTAAGACgatctcataaaaaaattgatataatatttttataacattgataCTACTATTAAACTATGAATTGAAATCGATACTTTTCGATACgtatgttttgattatttttaaagacgATTTTGTATGACGAATTCTACTTTAGTATACCAAACACCAAAGTtatgtttattctttaaaaCCAAAATTTTTGCTATCGTGAGGCAAGAGACACAATACGGATTTATAtattggaaataagtagtttattATAGCGTCataatatacttacaatatGATGTAAAACCACAATAATATCGATGGAAACAGTGACAATtgaatttgtaacaaaattaaagatACGTATATAAAGGTATATACATATCATAGGATTCAtaaccatttaaaaatacattgaggCTGAGAAGAGATATAAACAATTTGGTAAATTTTTAAACCAGAACAAGAGATATGTtatacacttttttatatattacattatacatatattttaattacatatattaaatagtagtataaatacatttacataatacataaatacatttataacatactactattacattaaatatcctttaatattttcataaaatcgtCCCAGAGACAATATCCTTGTTTGTCTTTTGGACATCCTGCAATTTCGAGTTCTACCCAACGAGGCGGGTTTTCATTCGATAGTTTTGTACCTCTCCGCAATTGTTCAACAGTttgataaacataatttacttttaacaaatataaatccaATTCTTTGTTGTGCCATTTTTGAAATACCAATTTTCCGCCTAATGGGGTAGTTTCATATTGATCTGGCAACACATAATGCTTAAAACCAATGGCCGCTATTACTGAATTCAAATTCGAATCATGTCCGTGTAATAGAGTGAATTTTGGCGCgtttcgattttcaaataaagcTTTCATGTAATCTATTAATGGATTTGCTACTTCTTTGGCTAAAATCGTACTATTAAAGCGAACGTTTTGGTTTGCTTTTGTTATTTCTGCGAGAGATTTCCATTTGTCAGAGCTGTCGATTTTGCCCCAAGCTACTTGTTCTAATGGCATTCCTTCATAGTAGCTCATTAAAAATGAATCTAAAATAGAATTACCATAGGCTAATGGACCTATGATGTTAGGCTCATGtccaatttcataataaataacatctttAGTATCAACAAAGCTAcaaatattgttcattttaCAAGCTtgagaattttttaaatcaataattccTTCTAAGTCTTCATATGATCCTTTAAGTTGAAGTTCGTTTAATTTTTGCTGCATTTCCGCAATTATAACGTTCTTTAAAACATCTGATGTATTTCTTAAGATTGGATTAAATAATGGATCCATTTCTTCAGAGTTAATGCTGTGAACATTAACATTGCAAGAACTAAACGCACCTCGTACAAATGCTTTTGCAGATTGACGTGTCCTTTGTCTCGTATTTGCATAAATGAGAATGGAATCCTTATCCGGACAACTTTCACTTAACAACTTTTCCTTTTGAAGCCACTTCACGATATAATCACCCATGTATTCTTCTAATCTTGCACCTTTCGCTGTCAACATACCCGGCTCTTGACTCCAAGCTGGCCATATATTCGGCGATAAATGTTCCAAGTTAGCTGTCAACGGTGTACGAATATTATGCCTACTTAATATGCAAACTTGTTTAAGTTCATGtccaataactattaaaaaaaaatttaaaaatatataaacgtcaAACTTTCCCGCCATTTTCACTTATAACCGAacgcaattaaaaatatttgcacaattatttataactgtttCGGTCGATCGAATCGACAACACTGATTACATTTCACTTGAGTTTATTTCATCACGCTCTCGTGATAATGTAGTTAGCTGTAGCTATCACAAATGAACAATTATTTAGCGATTGCTTATAAGTCAAGGACTCTCAACGCATCAATGTAGTCAtatcgtatttaattaaaaaacaacaattatttccTGTTTGCAAAATTAGTCATTATATTAACTAAGTTacttttacacttttttttataataacgtcgtcataatattcttattattctaaTGTCATAGAGGTAAAGAGTGTTTTTTTATGCCGTATTTATCGCCACCTTCGAGTTGgatgttaactttttttttttgcatttcattatttaattattacagaaGTTAGAAATTTATTGTCTGTTAAATATCACGCTGCGGCCCACGGGGCTGAACATGAACGCTGTTGATACCGCGCggagtataaatatatacaatttgtctattaattaataattaatgctaagttttaatttattgcgaGTTACGATActgatatattattagaatattaatattatataataagattgtCATATTGAGTATTCTGAGTGACATATGTACGTAGTTCTCTGGCacgatttaataaagatatcaatatttaataattaattcaaatggatgatattttccttattaCCCTAATGAGCTGGAATCTTATATTTACGTTATTGGCTGCTAAGAGCCCTATGCTTAAAATAGATCATTACGAAAATTGAAACAAGCAATTGCATGTCATTATTGTCTGGTAGAATTTTtaggttataataatataatccctGTTCCCATTGCAAAATAGATTGTTCCTATACAGGATATATAACTCCTGTATTCTCtttgttgataataaaatgtCCGGAACTTTCTTGTCTTTGTAAAGGTGTTTTGTTGTACGAAGTGCGTTGTTT contains:
- the LOC113391649 gene encoding glucose-1-phosphatase-like translates to MAGKFDVYIFLNFFLIVIGHELKQVCILSRHNIRTPLTANLEHLSPNIWPAWSQEPGMLTAKGARLEEYMGDYIVKWLQKEKLLSESCPDKDSILIYANTRQRTRQSAKAFVRGAFSSCNVNVHSINSEEMDPLFNPILRNTSDVLKNVIIAEMQQKLNELQLKGSYEDLEGIIDLKNSQACKMNNICSFVDTKDVIYYEIGHEPNIIGPLAYGNSILDSFLMSYYEGMPLEQVAWGKIDSSDKWKSLAEITKANQNVRFNSTILAKEVANPLIDYMKALFENRNAPKFTLLHGHDSNLNSVIAAIGFKHYVLPDQYETTPLGGKLVFQKWHNKELDLYLLKVNYVYQTVEQLRRGTKLSNENPPRWVELEIAGCPKDKQGYCLWDDFMKILKDI
- the LOC113391659 gene encoding glucose-1-phosphatase-like, whose protein sequence is MRDKRETINTLCLILICVLIQVIVFVFIFFSNVPSMRLEQVVILSRHNVRTPLSKNLGRMTPQPWPHFKEKPGYLTEKGFVLEGYMGTFFFSWLHNEGLLSKNCPTDEEFYVYANSMQRTLLSAQAFVNNAFPDCNIIVHHTDLNKTDLIFNPVIHNSSAIFKDIALKEMKYVLDNLNLEQSYKSMENILNYKYSDLCKLENECDMNKDKNQLEILVGKKPKLSGPLKLCNEAIDDFLMSYYNGFPMEEVAWGKLNEKNKWHSVLDLTAGYHNVTFNTTQVSKDIAKPLLKYMTDIFNNKISNVVLLMGHDANINVILNAMSFKPYNLPDSFVSAPIGGKIVFQKWFDMTLNKYLLKINYVYQTNKQLRHGHVLSLKSPPNFALLELKYCKTDNNGFCLWDDFLRFLNKIYDNNYKALF